A genomic stretch from Narcine bancroftii isolate sNarBan1 chromosome 9, sNarBan1.hap1, whole genome shotgun sequence includes:
- the LOC138743281 gene encoding S-phase kinase-associated protein 1-like isoform X1, with product MEAEACVREASRRISGPVTMPSIKLQSSDGEIFEVDVEIAKQSVTIKTMLEDLGMDDEADDDPVPLPNVNAAILKKVIQWCTHHKDDPPPPPEDDENKEKRTDDIPVWDQEFLKVDQGTLFELILAANYLDIKGLLDVTCKTVANMIKGKTPEEIRKTFNIKNDFTEEEEAQVHKENQWCEEK from the exons ATGGAGGCcgaggcctgtgtgcgggaggcatctcggcggatcagcggccccgtcacc ATGCCTTCTATTAAACTCCAGAGCTCTGATGGAGAAATATTTGAAGTTGATGTGGAGATAGCAAAGCAGTCTGTAACAATCAAGACTATGTTGGAAG ATTTGGGGATGGATGATGAAGCTGATGATGATCCAGTACCACTTCCAAATGTTAATGCTGCAATTCTTAAAAAG GTGATTCAGTGGTGTACTCATCACAAGGatgatcctcctcctcctcctgaagatgatgaaaacaaagaaaagagAACTGATGATATCCCAGTGTGGGATCAGGAGTTCCTCAAAGTAGACCAAGGAACACTGTTTGAACTAAttctg GCTGCAAACTATTTGGACATCAAAGGTCTGCTTGATGTGACGTGCAAAACGGTAGCAAATATGATCAAAGGTAAAACGCCAGAAGAAATTCGTAAGACATTTAACATCAAAAATGACtttactgaggaggaggaagcgCAG GTGCACAAGGAGAATCAGTGGTGTGAAGAAAAGTGA
- the LOC138743281 gene encoding S-phase kinase-associated protein 1-like isoform X2 — MPSIKLQSSDGEIFEVDVEIAKQSVTIKTMLEDLGMDDEADDDPVPLPNVNAAILKKVIQWCTHHKDDPPPPPEDDENKEKRTDDIPVWDQEFLKVDQGTLFELILAANYLDIKGLLDVTCKTVANMIKGKTPEEIRKTFNIKNDFTEEEEAQVHKENQWCEEK, encoded by the exons ATGCCTTCTATTAAACTCCAGAGCTCTGATGGAGAAATATTTGAAGTTGATGTGGAGATAGCAAAGCAGTCTGTAACAATCAAGACTATGTTGGAAG ATTTGGGGATGGATGATGAAGCTGATGATGATCCAGTACCACTTCCAAATGTTAATGCTGCAATTCTTAAAAAG GTGATTCAGTGGTGTACTCATCACAAGGatgatcctcctcctcctcctgaagatgatgaaaacaaagaaaagagAACTGATGATATCCCAGTGTGGGATCAGGAGTTCCTCAAAGTAGACCAAGGAACACTGTTTGAACTAAttctg GCTGCAAACTATTTGGACATCAAAGGTCTGCTTGATGTGACGTGCAAAACGGTAGCAAATATGATCAAAGGTAAAACGCCAGAAGAAATTCGTAAGACATTTAACATCAAAAATGACtttactgaggaggaggaagcgCAG GTGCACAAGGAGAATCAGTGGTGTGAAGAAAAGTGA